Proteins from a genomic interval of Streptomyces sp. SID8374:
- a CDS encoding MCE family protein, translating into MRRTRIIGIGAGLAVVAVAATTGVSALQEDSRTTVTAYFEQATGVYAGSDLRILGVRVGTVESVTPEGKEVRVVLRLDEGIKVPEDAHAVVVAPSLVADRYIQLAPAYDGGPLLADGAELPAARNATPVEVDQLYASITEITTALGPNGANADGALARLLETGAKNLDGNGKAIGDSVEQFGKAAKTLDRSSGDLFDTLAYLQSFTTMLKENDSEVRAAEQQLNSVTSFLADDKKNLSAALKELGAALGQVKTFIAKNRGALKKNVDALVPITQALVDQRASLAEAMDTLPLAAGNVLNAYDPANRTLNGRANLNELSMGGPLVDPDAAAGPPPGLAPVDANRRKALPVLPLPEVGTVFGTPEKQPAEKRPDRQKEGAER; encoded by the coding sequence ATGAGACGTACACGCATCATCGGCATCGGCGCCGGACTCGCGGTCGTCGCCGTGGCCGCCACCACCGGGGTGAGCGCCCTCCAGGAGGACTCCAGGACCACCGTCACCGCCTACTTCGAACAGGCGACGGGCGTCTACGCCGGGTCCGACCTGCGCATCCTCGGGGTCCGGGTCGGCACGGTCGAGTCCGTCACCCCCGAGGGCAAGGAGGTCAGGGTCGTCCTCCGCCTGGACGAGGGCATCAAGGTGCCCGAGGACGCCCACGCGGTCGTCGTCGCCCCCAGCCTCGTCGCCGACCGGTACATCCAGCTCGCCCCCGCCTACGACGGCGGACCGCTCCTCGCGGACGGCGCCGAACTCCCCGCCGCCCGCAACGCCACCCCCGTGGAGGTCGACCAGCTGTACGCCTCCATCACCGAGATCACCACGGCGCTCGGCCCGAACGGCGCCAACGCCGACGGCGCGCTGGCCAGGCTCCTGGAGACCGGGGCGAAGAACCTGGACGGCAACGGCAAGGCCATCGGGGACTCCGTCGAACAGTTCGGCAAGGCCGCCAAGACCCTCGACAGGAGCAGCGGCGACCTGTTCGACACCCTGGCCTACCTCCAGTCCTTCACCACCATGCTCAAGGAGAACGACAGCGAGGTCCGGGCCGCCGAGCAGCAGCTCAACTCGGTCACCTCGTTCCTCGCGGACGACAAGAAGAACCTCAGCGCGGCACTCAAGGAGCTGGGCGCCGCGCTCGGCCAGGTGAAGACGTTCATCGCGAAGAACCGGGGCGCGCTGAAGAAGAACGTCGACGCCCTGGTCCCCATCACCCAGGCCCTGGTCGACCAACGTGCCTCGCTGGCCGAGGCGATGGACACGCTGCCGCTGGCGGCGGGCAACGTCCTGAACGCGTACGACCCGGCCAACCGGACCCTCAACGGCCGAGCCAACCTCAACGAACTCTCCATGGGCGGCCCCCTGGTCGACCCGGACGCGGCCGCCGGCCCGCCGCCCGGGCTCGCACCCGTCGACGCGAACCGGCGAAAGGCCCTGCCCGTCCTGCCGCTGCCGGAGGTCGGGACGGTCTTCGGGACGCCGGAGAAACAGCCGGCGGAGAAGAGACCGGACCGGCAGAAGGAGGGAGCGGAACGATGA
- a CDS encoding MCE family protein → MSGSPHTTSGSPDATTEPPQTTGARTGARLAVGAVALLATGALIALVAVRTDGPVFTGIEQIPLPGGADLGDRPYEITAEFGDVLSLAPQSSVKVNDVSVGRVTRIDLAADGWSARVTMRVNGDIDLPANAYARLEQSSLLGEKFIQLTPPAEGTARGSLAETGRIPLTRTNRNPEVEEVFGALSLLLNGGGINQLKTITTELNKALTGQEPQIRSLLNRVDTLVTNLDSNKGDITRALDGVNRLSATLATRKQDLGTVLTGLSPGLKVLEKQRGSLLTMLRTLDTLSTVAVDTINRSKADMIADLKALAPTLKALADSGKDLPDALQASLTYPFTDEVLRGVKGDYLNVYLDVTAAPGTRIIPALTPDDPTLPPPPHEPGAEGAAAARSALPLPLPAVSRTSGAEASGAPAPEQGGTP, encoded by the coding sequence ATGAGCGGTTCCCCGCACACCACGAGCGGCTCCCCGGACGCCACGACCGAGCCCCCGCAGACCACCGGCGCCCGCACCGGCGCCCGGCTGGCCGTCGGAGCCGTCGCCCTGCTGGCCACCGGAGCGCTGATCGCCCTGGTCGCCGTCCGCACCGACGGCCCCGTCTTCACGGGCATCGAACAGATCCCCCTGCCCGGCGGCGCCGACCTCGGCGACCGGCCGTACGAGATCACCGCCGAGTTCGGCGACGTCCTCAGCCTGGCACCGCAGTCCTCGGTCAAGGTCAACGACGTGTCCGTCGGCCGTGTCACCAGGATCGACCTGGCCGCCGACGGCTGGAGCGCCCGGGTCACCATGCGGGTCAACGGAGACATCGACCTCCCCGCCAACGCCTACGCCCGCCTCGAACAGTCCAGCCTCCTCGGCGAGAAGTTCATCCAGCTCACCCCGCCCGCCGAAGGCACCGCCCGCGGCTCCCTGGCGGAGACCGGCCGCATCCCGCTCACCCGCACGAACCGCAACCCCGAGGTCGAAGAGGTCTTCGGCGCCCTCTCCCTGCTCCTCAACGGCGGCGGGATCAACCAGCTCAAGACCATCACCACCGAGCTGAACAAGGCGCTCACCGGCCAGGAGCCGCAGATCCGCTCCCTGCTCAACCGGGTCGACACCCTCGTCACCAACCTGGACAGCAACAAGGGCGACATCACCCGGGCCCTCGACGGCGTCAACCGGCTCTCCGCAACCCTCGCCACCCGCAAACAGGACCTCGGAACGGTCCTCACCGGGCTCAGCCCCGGGCTGAAGGTCCTGGAGAAACAGCGCGGCTCGCTGCTGACCATGCTGCGCACCCTCGACACGCTCTCCACGGTGGCCGTCGACACGATCAACAGGAGCAAGGCGGACATGATCGCCGACCTGAAGGCGCTCGCCCCGACCCTGAAGGCGCTCGCCGACTCCGGCAAGGACCTCCCCGACGCGCTCCAGGCCTCGCTGACCTACCCCTTCACGGACGAGGTGCTGCGCGGGGTGAAGGGCGACTACCTGAACGTCTACCTGGACGTCACGGCCGCGCCCGGCACCCGGATCATCCCGGCGCTCACCCCGGACGACCCGACCCTGCCGCCCCCGCCGCACGAACCCGGCGCGGAGGGTGCGGCGGCCGCCCGCAGCGCGCTGCCGCTCCCGCTGCCGGCCGTCTCGCGTACGTCGGGGGCCGAGGC